A segment of the Trifolium pratense cultivar HEN17-A07 linkage group LG7, ARS_RC_1.1, whole genome shotgun sequence genome:
TGCACCAGGAAATTTCCTCACAGGGTTCGGCTTCTACGAGCCGTTTTGGCTAATAGACCTGGCCAATGTCTGCATAGCCGTGCACTTAATTGGAGCATATCAAGTAAACAACTCGAACAAAGcacatttctttcttctttagtgttatattatatatggaaTACTTGCATTGCATTTGTTCTTGAAGTGTGTTTCGTAATTTCAGGTCTTCTGCCAACCCATATTTGGATTCGTAGAGAGTCAGAGTAAGGAAAAATGGTCCAATAGTCAATTTGTAAATGGAGAGCATGCCATAAATATTCCTCTTTGTGGAACCTTGCATGTGAACTTCTTCAGGGTAGTGTGGAGAACAGCATATGTTGTTGTCACTGCTTTGATAGCTATGATATTTCCATTCTTCAACGACTTCCTTGGCCTCATTGGTTCATTGTCCTTTTGGCCATTAACGGTTTACTTCCCCATAGAAATGTACATTAAACAGTCAAAGATGCAAAGATTTTCTTTCACATGGACATGGATGAAGATATTGAGTTGGGCATGCCTTATCGTTTCTATCATCTCAGCTGCTGGTTCCATCCAAGGACTCGCTCATGATCTCAAAAAATACCAGCCATTCAAAGCTCAGCAATAATACTTCAAAAATACTTCAAAAATACCAGCCattcaaaaatttcattttctatattgttttcttttctcagtaacttttatttgtttaataaGTCATCAGCAAGTCCACGCATATGTAATGTATCAGGTGTTTATGCAAGAAAGAACATAACACCGTGCTGAaatgatgtatatatatatatgtcatgAATAATCCCTACGTTTGAAAGTTAGCACTACAATTTAAATAGAACACAAGTCTCCTTTTTTCCGTTCTTCATATCTCTAATCTCTTACATAAATATAACACCTCAACATAAAAGAAGTAATATTGGTTACTTTCTTGTTTTATATTTGATAAGAGTGACAAGGAAAGGGTAAGGTGGtttcatttcatattttaataCCAGTGTGAAAATTCTGGGCAGTGTAAAGATTCAAACACAAATTGGCCATGAAATTCTGCAAGTCACGAGTATAATGGAATTGCAGATACATAAACTGAATCAATAACTACGTTTGCAGTTCTCTCAACCAATATTATAGACAGGTGTTAGATACCTGGTTTGAACATTAGCCCTACAAATGGGCTGAATAGAGGATTGCTTAAAACTACTTATGTGACCAATCTGTTAAGAGGGGAACGCTAGTTATATTAAGGCCATGGATAGCAAGGGGGACCTCATGGGACATCTTTTCAATTAGAAACCTTATTATGGTTTCGACTGAGAGAGTATTATCTCTTCTCTGAGGAGAATGTGCTCTTGGGATTGCAGGAGATCCTCTTCTGCAATATTTCTATTTCGATCAATAATACAATTTCCACTTCTGTCAAAATCCGGGTTCCTATCAAAGATTCAATAAATAGCAACTACTAGGGTGCATTTGGGTTATCAAGTACCCTAAACCCTAAATGTCTCCAAAAAGGGGAGTAGACATACACCAATATGAGTTAAACATACCAAGAAATCTTGGGACAGTTAATAGGATGCGACAGTTATTAGGGGAGTGGACATATGCCTATATTGAAAATCTGACAAAAATAGGATGTGACTTTGTTCAAAAAGGTCAAACTAAATGCACATAAAAGAAAGCCGATGCATAGTCATCATTTTACAGGATATTTTACAATTTATACCACATTCCTTCTAAAGATTATAACATGAAGAAATAATACTAAGCCAAAAACTGAGTTCATTTACATCTGCCAGACTTAAAAAAAACAAGTCAGTGTATTACCCAATTGGATAGATCAACAAAACTCCCTCTCACTCATGACAAATGCCTGAATAAGACTCTGTGCAGCATTAGTTTGCTCCGGGGTTCCAGATATTATGATTTTAGTTTCCACAGCTCCAGGTTTGGGATCGGTAATAATAACATTTGCATCAGAGATCTGTAAGTGTGGATGACATAGTAAATGTCaaaatcattaaaataataaaatgatactCCTACAATTTGTTTTCCAATTAAAACAGAAAAAAGTAACAATCTTTCTCAACATGAAGAAACTTGCACAATTAACATCATCAATTGTCAGATGCAATGACCTCACCTGGAGTATTTGTTTCAGGCATTCACCATCTTCCCCGTATATTACAGGCACCAAAGCGCGAGGAACAACAACTTCAACAGTGGTATTTGTGATAATTGGTTGGCTTCCTCTGCACGATAAAACACCGTTATTATTACATACACAGTGAGAGAGAGAATCATAatgtaatttgaaaaataataaagattatAAAATTATTGAGAGTGATAGACGCACCCTGCAAATCCAGAAATTCTTCGGGGACCACCAGTAAATTCTGGCAAGCCCATGTGTCCGCCACCTTCAAGTATCCCCTAGAACAAGATATCCAATATGATTAACTCGGTGTGGGAAAATATCTTGTTTAAAACATAATGGCTAATTGCAGCTAAAGATTGATATGCCATaccatataaaattttataggATGCAGCAATAACCTTATGTAGTATACTgatatatgaaattaaatagATCAACAATAACTTTCAAGAACGTAGAATCCTTTCCTAATTTTCTGTCTCTAATTATAAGTCACAATTCAAATGAAATATTTCATATAATGTGAAACTTTAAACAGtttagaatttaaaaaataagaataaacatCACATAAGCTTAAAAAACCTATATTGCATGAAATATGCTACTACGTACACATTTACTTTGGTGAAAAATATGTTCATTCTCATTCAGTTCGATTTTAATAATTCCAACGACTAATTTCAACACACAGATCGAATGTTTGATATAAGATACCCTAAATCTAAGTCAACGAAGGCAGTGGGTAAAACAAAATTAGGACCAACtggcaacaacaacaacaacaacaaaagtatTCCAATACCTTAGGACCCCAAGGCTTCCTTTCAGATATGTGAGGAGGAATGCCTGgtctatatatattattcataaaaGGAGGGTGATCATCAAGGGGAAAACCAACATGTGGACCTCGGTCAGAATACATTCCGGGAGGTGAAAGTCCCCGTCTTCCCAAATGAGGTGGGAATGGAGAATGTTGATCCAGAAATGCAGAATTTGAAGGAAAATTGCCAGAAGGAAATACATCGCGATAGAAATGATATTTTAATCTTGCGGTTATTTGCAAAAGAGCATCATGCACTGCCTCAATTTCTCCACTTACCTGCCAAAAGGGTAAGCAACAACCATTCGAaacattaaataattattaggtaaaaaaaaatgtttaaattaaTATAGACCAAAGTATACATCCTAGTCAATTAACGAATTGACAAATTAGTACCATGTAAATGTAATTATCAGCCCGTTACTCCAACTTAACAATATGACTATATATCAATTTTTCCCAAGAAATCATGGTTATTCTGTTATAGATTATAGGTCATATTGACCTTTTATTGTATCTACCAAATCCAAAGGGGAGTAGCATGATTTAATCTAAATAATTACATGATATCAGcattaatatgaaaattatacCCACATGGGATAAAGTGGGAAGTTTAAATGTACACCAATATCAGAATCAGTAGGAATTGAACCTGaattacttcatcttcttctgaaACACACTTTGGACCCTTATCCTTTCCCAACATACGAATATGGGCACCTGATAAATGCCTCATTTCAGCTATGATGCAACCACCCTTCCCAAGGAGACAACCTACATTATTGGAAGAAACGATAACCCTTGCTAACATACCGtgctctttggcatcaggtataGCCCTGGATATTCTATTTTGTACACGAAACAAAGCCTCTTGCACGGGAGATATTCTATCATCTGGGTGCTGCAATTATTAAACAACATCAGTCAAAAACAAATGCGACTCCACACCAATAGTACAAATGAGAAAATAGGAAACTTGTATAATACCGCTGGACCAGATATGACAATAATACAGTCCTCTGAACCTGGAATGGGTTCTATAACCTTGATTTCACTAGCTGTCTCTTGTTGCATAGTCATTATAGTTGATCCACCTTTGCCAATTAAATTTCCTACATTTTCGGAAGGACACAATAAACGGAAAGTGAGTATTTCCGGTGAAGGTGAAGGCCTCATGCGACCATGGATGGCACCTTCATGAAATTTGGGAATCATAGGAGCAGAGTGGTAAACAGGAATTTCATTAGCCCCAGTAGCAAAAGATGCTCCTTGACCAGCAAAAGTGCGTTTAGTTGGTGGGAATTGACCATATGAATGAGATGACGGCCCGGTAAGATTGCTAGACAGAGATTCATGATCACGGGGTGTATTTTCCAAAAGCTgctgaaaaataaattgaagagcTTTCCTGACAACTTCTACTCCTCCTGTGACCTACACATGAATGCATGAAATAttgaaacaatgaaaacaaGCATGACCATGTCTAAAAATAGTGAAATAAATCAAGATAGCAACATCAGAAACCCCTATTTTTTTCCCCAACTGCTTATTGTGTGTTCACTAAATCTACTAAAAATGCAAACAACGCAAAACACACATTAAACAGTTAAACCAAATAACATTTGACAAAGTAAACAACCCACCAGACATTTGCTACTTCAAATGAAACGGACAACATCAATTTAGTGCAAACAGTGTCAAAGACATTTACCTGAACTAACTCATCAGAATCCGACGCACACGAGGGAATTTCTTCTTTAGCAAGTATCCGAATCTGTGCCCCACTTTCAGCTGACATTCTCTTTATCACACTACCACCCTTTCCCATAATGCATCCAACTTGATTAGAAAGGATGAGTAGCCTTAAAGCAAAGTAAGAACCTTTAACACTTTCATCACCGGCTTCACCTATATCTAATATTCCTTCAACCATCCTGTCAAAAACTAGTGTTACAGCCCTCAGAATAGTCGCAGTCGAATACCCCTTCTCGCTCTGTGAATCTTCAACCGAAACAGAATCTTTATCTTCATTATCATCCCCGTTACCTTTCCCCTCATCATCCTtcccttcaccctcatcattattattaaccTCCTTTCCTAGCTCACCACTACCGTCTTCACTCTCTTTATCAGAACTTAAAAAGGTTATAACCCTTTCTTCGCACCCAGGGACAGGCTCTTCAATCTTAACTTTCACACCGGTTTCATGACGAATTTGCGATATAATTGAACCACCTTTACCAATTACACCGCCAATTCTAGTAGCCGGACATAGTAAACGGAACACAACACTAGCAGATACATCCAATGGTGAAAAAACACCGGATGGTTTTCTTCGTTTTCCTCTTCTATTTGAATCTGATTTCTTAGGTCTCTTAGTCATTTGAACTGAATGTGAGTACAAAACAATGTTACACACTCACACCTATTGCATacatcaataatcaataattaatataacattattattattattattattatttaattaatataagtaTGTAACTATTAGAACTACTAGAGAATGAATGAATTCAAAGTATAAACAGTTTATGAtaagaaatatattttgattcataCAATTGTGCGAGAAATGAGgacttaaaatttaatttgttaataataataaggcaATAAAAGCATAGTAAAAGAAATTAGAGTTATAAGATATAAGATCTGCACCTTGAAGAATTTGACGGGAAAGAATCAGCACCGGCGTCGATGATGGAGAGAGCGGAGAACGACGGAACAGAAAAATATTGGTAAGGGATTTCCCTCCTAGCCAGTGTGACCTAAGCAGACCTTTTGGGACTGCGTTTGGGCCACCTATACTCGAATATTGCCCAGCCCAGATTCATTTGACccccttttttttaaagattttcttctcgcccccccccccccccccccccccgaaGTCCTCGTTCGCCctagaaaatttcaaaaatacctCCTCACTACTTAAGTAGAAACCGCAATCACATAATTTGGACCCAATTTCAACCGTATACATCATCAGTTTGTTCGGGTGTCAGGTTACACGGGGGTGGGTAGAACCTAAGTTGATTGTTACTAGttagattgaaattttattgCTACATCTAAAACTTCATTGATCCAAAAATTCATATTCTTCAAATAGTTGAGTACATCATCCTACACAAGACAACAGAAGATAgatgaacaaaataaacaacaatAAAGAGAGTGTGATGCAgctattttgtttcaaatttgtaGATATAAAGACAATAATATAATAGATCAaggccccgtttggattagcttatttttgagtttatgcaaacaacgtgcaatataaattaggttttttgctattttataagttcacactaatgaaaattgtatttttataagctattttatcataaactaccttgacaaacttataataatacataaaaattgtataagctgtttgcataaactcaaaaataagctaatccaaacgggaaCCAAGTAGAAGagaaataaaagttaaaatatatctaaaatactaaaatatttttcacaCCTCCTTCATCAACATATTACAAGTTTATAAAGTATAACACTTCTCTCgtatatcaaatcaaatatggataaaaaaaaacaaaacaaagcgAAGAGTATAAGTGATTGACA
Coding sequences within it:
- the LOC123893647 gene encoding RNA-binding KH domain-containing protein RCF3-like; the encoded protein is MTKRPKKSDSNRRGKRRKPSGVFSPLDVSASVVFRLLCPATRIGGVIGKGGSIISQIRHETGVKVKIEEPVPGCEERVITFLSSDKESEDGSGELGKEVNNNDEGEGKDDEGKGNGDDNEDKDSVSVEDSQSEKGYSTATILRAVTLVFDRMVEGILDIGEAGDESVKGSYFALRLLILSNQVGCIMGKGGSVIKRMSAESGAQIRILAKEEIPSCASDSDELVQVTGGVEVVRKALQFIFQQLLENTPRDHESLSSNLTGPSSHSYGQFPPTKRTFAGQGASFATGANEIPVYHSAPMIPKFHEGAIHGRMRPSPSPEILTFRLLCPSENVGNLIGKGGSTIMTMQQETASEIKVIEPIPGSEDCIIVISGPAHPDDRISPVQEALFRVQNRISRAIPDAKEHGMLARVIVSSNNVGCLLGKGGCIIAEMRHLSGAHIRMLGKDKGPKCVSEEDEVIQVSGEIEAVHDALLQITARLKYHFYRDVFPSGNFPSNSAFLDQHSPFPPHLGRRGLSPPGMYSDRGPHVGFPLDDHPPFMNNIYRPGIPPHISERKPWGPKGILEGGGHMGLPEFTGGPRRISGFAGGSQPIITNTTVEVVVPRALVPVIYGEDGECLKQILQISDANVIITDPKPGAVETKIIISGTPEQTNAAQSLIQAFVMSEREFC